The Virgibacillus siamensis sequence GCTTGCCAACGAAATTTGTGCAGAAGCATTTAAACGCGGACTGATTGTTGAGACATCAGGACCGAAAGATGAAGTTGTCAAATTCCTCCCACCGCTTATTATTGATGAAGCGGGACTGAAGGAAGGACTTGACATTTTAGAAGAAAGTATTAAAGCTGCACTTTCGTAATTAGAGAAACGATACAGTATTACAAGAACCAGGCAGTCATGCTCGCCGACTAAAGTCTTTCGGCGGGACGGATTGCCAATCCAAAAAATAATCTGGTACAGAGAAAAGGGGAATTTTTAATGATTGTAAAATCACTGGAAAATATTGTAGGTACAGAAGACGAAACATCTGATGAAAATTGGAGCAGCCGCCGGTTTTTGCTTAATAAAGACGGGGTTGGTTTCAGCATGAATGATACGATTATCAAAGCTGGGACGAATAACTATTTTTGGTATAAAAACCACATTGAGGCAGTTTACTGCATTGAGGGTGAAGGTGAAATTGAAGATATTGCTAAAGGCGAAGTTCACCAGATTAAGCCCGGCACGATGTATATTTTGAACGATCACGATAAGCATTATCTGCGTGCACGTACGCAAATGCGTATGGTATGTGTGTTTAATCCACCGCTTGTCGGCACGGAAACACACAATGAAGAAGGATACTATCCACTGTTGACTGAATAGAAATTTTAAAAGGCAACGCGCACTGGTTAAAGTGCCCGTTGCCTTTTTATTTGTTGTTTTGGCTCAAGTTGAGGTGATTTCGGCTCAAATTTGTACAAATCGGCTCAAAGTGCGTTCCATTCGGCTGAAGTTCACAATTTTCCCGCTCAAGTTCACAATTACAGCAGGTATGTCAAAAGCAATTTTTCAAGCAATGCCAAAAAAGGTTAACTTACCTCGATATTGTCATCCTTGAATTCGCTTTCCGACTTATGAACAATCAATGCCCCTGCAGCATCACCGGTTATATTGACAGATGTCCGGAACATGTCCATAAAGCGATCAACACCTGCAATTAGTGCAATCCCCTCCAATGGCAGATTCACCGCAGTCAAGACCATGGTCAACATGACAAGTCCCGCACCAGGCACCCCTGCAGTGCCGATTGAACCCAACGTCGCAATCAGTACAACAAGCAGCATTTGGCCTACTGTCATATCGATACCAAAGGCTTGTGCAGTAAACAATGTGGCCACACTTAAGTATAGTGACGTTCCATCCATGTTAATGGTTGCCCCCAATGGAAGCACGAAACTGGATATTTTTTTCGATACTTCAAGGTTGTCTTCTGAACATTTAATGGTGACCGGTAATGTTCCGGAGCTGCTTTGTGTACTGAATGCAACAAGACTTGCCGGAGCGATTCCTTTGAAAAATTGCCACGGACTTATTTTTCCCAGTGATTTAACAACAATTGAATACGTGATAAGTGCGTGCACAATACAGGCAATAGCGACGACAGAGATCAGTTTAATGAGCGGCATCAGAACAGACAGTCCGTATTCACCAATGATCGGTGCCAGCAGACCAAAAATTCCAAGTGGGATAAGCTTCATGATTGCCCATGTAATTTTGTACATAATT is a genomic window containing:
- a CDS encoding ectoine synthase, giving the protein MIVKSLENIVGTEDETSDENWSSRRFLLNKDGVGFSMNDTIIKAGTNNYFWYKNHIEAVYCIEGEGEIEDIAKGEVHQIKPGTMYILNDHDKHYLRARTQMRMVCVFNPPLVGTETHNEEGYYPLLTE
- a CDS encoding dicarboxylate/amino acid:cation symporter; translation: MGKIRNIGLLPQILIAFVAAVLAGIIFGPAIDIVQPLGDLFLRLIQFIIVPLVMASLVVGVASTGSMRTLGRIGGKTIAYYLATTLIAVTIGLLAGLLFSPGAGVDISNAGEIPEATKTGSVVDILLNIIPTNPLSSLASGNILQVIFFSLFLGVGITMVGEKAQPVYRFFDGLAEIMYKITWAIMKLIPLGIFGLLAPIIGEYGLSVLMPLIKLISVVAIACIVHALITYSIVVKSLGKISPWQFFKGIAPASLVAFSTQSSSGTLPVTIKCSEDNLEVSKKISSFVLPLGATINMDGTSLYLSVATLFTAQAFGIDMTVGQMLLVVLIATLGSIGTAGVPGAGLVMLTMVLTAVNLPLEGIALIAGVDRFMDMFRTSVNITGDAAGALIVHKSESEFKDDNIEVS